A genomic segment from Nicotiana sylvestris chromosome 1, ASM39365v2, whole genome shotgun sequence encodes:
- the LOC104245198 gene encoding probable calcium-binding protein CML18: MDSFRIWFKSLNNTAGKFLGQFKYWKKGKKKPKRMVSDFSWLSGFAAMEISSQLKLVFKFIDANGDGKISPLELTEILLSLGHEELKDAEELAEVMVKEMDCDGDGFVDLDEFMSIMGVENDQVFGDSTKDFDELKEAFLVFDADKNGVISAKELRRVLISLGCVNCSVKECRRMIKGVDKDGDGFVNFDEFKEMMGAGCNL, translated from the coding sequence ATGGATTCTTTCAGAATATGGTTCAAGTCTTTGAATAACACTGCTGGCAAGTTTCTTGGACAATTTAAGTActggaaaaaagggaaaaagaaaccaAAGAGAATGGTTTCTGATTTCAGTTGGTTATCAGGTTTTGCAGCTATGGAAATCTCTAGTCAACTTAAATTAGTCTTTAAATTCATAGATGCTAATGGAGATGGGAAGATATCTCCATTGGAGTTAACTGAAATTTTGTTGAGTCTTGGACATGAAGAATTGAAAGATGCTGAGGAATTAGCTGAAGTTATGGTAAAAGAAATGGATTGTGATGGGGATGGATTTGTGGATTTAGATGAGTTCATGAGTATTATGGGGGTGGAAAATGATCAAGTTTTTGGTGATTCTACTAAGGATTTCGATGAGCTTAAGGAAGCTTTTCTTGTATTTGATGCTGATAAAAATGGAGTTATATCAGCTAAAGAGTTGAGGAGAGTCCTAATTAGTCTTGGTTGTGTAAATTGTAGTGTTAAAGAGTGTCGTAGAATGATTAAAGGGGTTGATAAAGATGGTGATGGATTTGTAAATTTTGATGAGTTTAAAGAGATGATGGGTGCTGGTTGCAATCTTTAG